A genomic segment from Nitrosopumilus sp. K4 encodes:
- the agl3 gene encoding UDP-sulfoquinovose synthase: MKILILGMDGYIGWPLALHQLARGNEVYGVDNLDRRKNVQELGSWSAIPILTIQERIKNLKRRYGNRINFTLGSILDPQLINNVVMKFQPDAIVHLAEQPSAPFSMIDQQHASNTQYNNVMGTFNLIYAIKNHCPNTHLVKLGTMGEYGYDSGLDIPEGFFEIEYKGKKAMIPYPKQAGSWYHWSKVHDSNNIMFACKLWGLKSTDIMQGIVYGTRTQEIIEEEDHTRYDFDEAFGTAINRFCAQAVINHPLTPYGKGKQKRGFLALNDSIQCISLLIENPPTDENYRVVNQFDEQYSIDDLAHRVKNIGNQKGLNVEIKHIENPRVESEDNYYNAEHQKLKELGFKPTNYINDEISKMLDDLIVHKDRIEKKRESIIKILKWRDGEPQDLIP; this comes from the coding sequence ATGAAAATTTTAATTTTAGGCATGGATGGATACATTGGTTGGCCACTTGCGCTACATCAGCTTGCAAGAGGAAATGAGGTATATGGTGTTGACAATCTAGATAGAAGAAAAAATGTTCAAGAATTAGGCTCATGGTCTGCTATTCCAATTCTTACCATTCAAGAAAGAATAAAGAATCTAAAAAGAAGATATGGAAATAGAATCAATTTTACTTTAGGAAGTATTTTGGATCCTCAATTAATCAATAATGTTGTAATGAAATTTCAACCAGATGCAATTGTGCATCTTGCAGAACAACCATCAGCACCATTTAGCATGATAGATCAACAACATGCAAGCAATACTCAATACAACAATGTGATGGGAACTTTCAATCTTATTTACGCAATAAAAAATCATTGTCCAAATACACATTTGGTAAAATTAGGTACTATGGGAGAATATGGATATGATTCAGGATTAGATATACCAGAGGGGTTTTTTGAAATTGAATACAAAGGTAAGAAAGCAATGATTCCATATCCAAAACAAGCTGGAAGTTGGTATCATTGGAGCAAGGTTCATGACAGCAATAACATAATGTTTGCTTGCAAATTGTGGGGATTGAAATCTACTGACATTATGCAAGGTATTGTTTATGGAACAAGAACTCAAGAAATTATTGAAGAAGAGGATCATACGAGATACGATTTTGATGAAGCTTTTGGTACTGCAATAAATCGATTTTGTGCTCAAGCGGTAATCAATCATCCATTGACACCATATGGTAAAGGTAAACAAAAAAGAGGATTTTTGGCACTAAATGACTCAATACAATGTATTTCATTACTAATAGAAAATCCACCAACCGATGAAAATTATAGAGTTGTTAATCAATTTGATGAGCAGTATTCTATTGATGATTTAGCACATAGAGTTAAGAACATAGGTAATCAAAAAGGATTGAATGTTGAAATAAAACATATTGAAAATCCAAGAGTTGAAAGTGAAGATAATTATTACAATGCTGAACATCAAAAATTAAAAGAATTAGGTTTCAAACCTACAAATTACATTAATGATGAAATTTCAAAAATGTTAGATGATTTGATTGTTCATAAAGACAGAATTGAAAAGAAGAGAGAGTCCATTATAAAAATTTTAAAATGGAGAGATGGGGAGCCACAAGATCTAATTCCATGA
- a CDS encoding lipopolysaccharide biosynthesis protein produces MTLEKSFKKFSFVVASRIVNSGSHALFYIIFVFFMTPEEYGNLSYIIALAGTFSIISRFGLPYSSAIFQSKNEEEKANQINFLAIITTSIAAIILIPINLFAAILSLGTSLFLMNFFNLLGQRKYKEQFKLVCIQGILMIIIPLVLYIPLGISGVMLGLIASNVLPSISYLRLIKISKNFSKIKNTSKVLFNNFGVDASTNLPKMIDKLLIVPILGFSTVGIYQFNLQVLLALEVIPTALHSFLLPEESQGKNRNKIALGVFGLISSVTIFIIILVPHAIPIILPEYSKGIQSMQIMILAIIPITMSHIINAKLQARESTTVGYSAIVRIGSLLLFIGIFAPLFEQIGLAISVVLSSIAYTIYLLIVYYKSKYEKRDLRYG; encoded by the coding sequence ATGACGTTGGAAAAATCATTTAAAAAATTTTCATTTGTTGTAGCATCTAGAATAGTCAACTCAGGTTCACATGCACTATTCTACATAATATTTGTATTTTTTATGACACCAGAAGAATATGGAAATCTTAGTTATATCATAGCATTAGCTGGTACGTTTTCTATCATTTCTAGATTTGGTTTACCATACAGCTCAGCGATTTTTCAAAGCAAGAATGAAGAAGAAAAAGCAAATCAAATTAATTTTTTAGCAATAATCACGACGTCAATTGCTGCAATAATTTTGATACCAATCAATCTTTTTGCAGCAATCTTATCACTTGGAACATCATTATTTTTAATGAATTTTTTTAATTTGTTAGGACAAAGAAAATACAAAGAACAATTCAAACTTGTATGTATTCAAGGAATTCTTATGATTATAATTCCATTAGTTCTCTATATTCCCTTAGGAATTTCTGGAGTTATGTTGGGCTTGATTGCTAGTAATGTTTTACCAAGTATTTCTTATCTTAGGCTAATCAAAATTTCAAAAAATTTTTCAAAAATAAAGAATACTTCAAAAGTTCTGTTCAATAATTTTGGAGTAGATGCTTCTACAAATCTGCCTAAAATGATAGATAAGCTATTAATTGTTCCAATTTTGGGTTTTTCAACTGTAGGTATTTATCAATTTAATTTACAAGTTTTGCTAGCATTAGAGGTTATTCCTACTGCGCTTCATTCATTTTTGTTACCAGAGGAATCACAAGGTAAGAACCGAAATAAAATAGCTTTAGGTGTTTTTGGATTGATTTCAAGTGTTACAATTTTTATTATAATTTTAGTTCCACATGCAATACCAATAATTTTACCAGAGTATTCCAAAGGAATACAATCAATGCAAATAATGATACTTGCAATAATTCCCATTACAATGTCACATATCATTAATGCTAAGTTACAAGCTAGAGAATCAACAACTGTGGGCTACTCTGCAATAGTAAGGATTGGCTCTTTGTTATTATTTATTGGAATATTTGCACCACTTTTTGAACAGATTGGTCTTGCAATTTCAGTAGTTTTATCATCTATTGCATATACAATTTATTTATTGATTGTATATTACAAGAGTAAATATGAAAAAAGAGACTTAAGATATGGCTGA
- a CDS encoding DUF2304 domain-containing protein — MAETSIFNDSFQVLQIIGLLISLFLIGKAITDYKRERIGKGAFLFWITIWGVALLAFIIPKAPQALLSLLEVGDVFIIALIITNVILFILVYVLFTNVYSLNNKIKSLVQKLALKEKISGEDNEDD; from the coding sequence ATGGCTGAAACATCAATTTTCAATGATTCATTTCAAGTGTTACAAATAATTGGATTACTTATTTCATTATTTTTGATAGGTAAAGCAATTACTGATTATAAAAGAGAGCGAATTGGAAAAGGGGCATTTTTATTTTGGATAACGATTTGGGGTGTAGCATTATTAGCATTTATTATTCCAAAAGCTCCACAAGCGTTACTTAGTTTACTTGAAGTTGGAGATGTTTTTATCATTGCTTTAATTATCACTAATGTAATTTTATTTATTTTGGTATACGTTTTATTTACAAATGTTTATTCATTAAATAATAAAATCAAATCACTTGTGCAAAAGCTTGCATTAAAAGAAAAAATTTCAGGAGAAGATAATGAAGATGATTAA
- a CDS encoding DegT/DnrJ/EryC1/StrS aminotransferase family protein, translating into MKMIKVSIPITDEQEINAVADVLRSGRYADGPKAKEFEDEFAKFIGAKYAIATSSGTSSLHLSLIALGIKPGDEVIVPPLTFFATVEAVLHQGATPVFADLDPDTYCIDPIDVEKKISEKTRAVIPVHFFGMAAEMDHICDIGKSKNIKIIEDCAQAHGTEYKGKKVGTFGDANCWSFYATKNMTTGEGGMVTTNNEDVANKIRAIRNHGMTNRNDHVYLGYNYRMSEIHAAIGIVQLKKLDMLNKKRICNSNKLRKGLESLSWLEAQHIPNYVKHTFFWCAFKIDEEKIGMSGKQLREFLLEKGLEVRHRYTEPLYKQPVLLENNFNGLVPTELDYSKVFLPNVEKIAGRLIGLPNHPGLSNDDINEVISIMKKVKTK; encoded by the coding sequence ATGAAGATGATTAAAGTTTCAATTCCAATAACTGATGAACAAGAAATTAACGCAGTAGCAGATGTATTAAGATCAGGTAGATATGCAGATGGTCCAAAAGCAAAGGAATTTGAGGATGAGTTTGCAAAGTTCATAGGAGCAAAATATGCAATCGCTACAAGCAGCGGAACGTCGTCATTACATCTATCTCTTATTGCATTAGGTATTAAACCTGGAGATGAGGTAATTGTTCCTCCTTTAACATTTTTTGCTACAGTTGAAGCAGTATTACATCAAGGAGCAACTCCTGTTTTTGCAGATTTGGATCCTGATACATATTGTATAGATCCTATAGATGTGGAAAAAAAAATCTCAGAGAAAACTCGTGCAGTAATTCCAGTACACTTTTTTGGAATGGCCGCAGAAATGGATCATATTTGTGATATTGGAAAATCAAAAAATATCAAAATTATTGAAGATTGTGCACAAGCACATGGTACAGAATACAAAGGTAAGAAAGTAGGAACTTTTGGAGATGCAAATTGTTGGAGTTTTTATGCAACAAAAAACATGACTACAGGCGAAGGAGGAATGGTCACTACAAATAATGAAGATGTTGCCAACAAGATCAGAGCAATTAGAAATCATGGAATGACTAATAGAAATGATCATGTCTATTTAGGATACAATTACCGTATGAGTGAAATACATGCTGCAATAGGAATTGTACAATTAAAGAAATTAGACATGTTAAACAAGAAAAGAATCTGTAACTCAAACAAACTAAGGAAAGGATTAGAATCTCTAAGTTGGTTAGAAGCACAACATATTCCAAATTATGTAAAACATACATTTTTTTGGTGTGCATTTAAAATTGATGAAGAAAAAATAGGTATGTCAGGAAAACAATTAAGAGAGTTTTTACTAGAAAAGGGATTAGAAGTACGACATAGATATACTGAACCACTTTACAAACAACCAGTATTATTAGAAAATAATTTTAATGGTTTGGTGCCAACCGAGTTGGATTATTCTAAAGTATTTTTACCAAATGTAGAAAAAATTGCTGGTAGATTAATTGGATTACCTAATCATCCAGGTTTATCAAATGACGATATCAATGAAGTAATATCAATTATGAAGAAAGTAAAAACAAAATAA
- a CDS encoding NAD(P)-dependent oxidoreductase, translating to MTLLITGGCGWVGSFLALNLLENKIIDEIKILDTIEPSKEFKEKIDTKKIKFFKNNLKDKEKLKKITDGVEHIIHLAAIADVKKCQELPEFSKQINVSGTKTLLAAIKSNDIKKFVFASTMSAIYGNAEIFNESDPVYPVTEYGKQKLEAELAIKEFAENSQIPSIILRKSNLYGIGLTVKQNVVAAFVKNAIEKGTITITGTGNQFRSFLNITDACFAYSLAITKEIKKYQIFNISGPDIFSVNDLAKKVKTQIFESIEKDVKIVRDENLIDENESVKPKIITQKSVEILGYIPKINIDRGISELIKYYKT from the coding sequence ATGACTTTATTAATTACAGGAGGATGTGGATGGGTAGGTTCCTTTCTTGCGTTAAATCTATTAGAAAATAAAATCATAGATGAAATAAAAATTTTAGATACAATAGAACCGTCAAAAGAATTTAAAGAAAAAATAGATACTAAAAAAATTAAATTTTTTAAAAATAATCTAAAAGATAAAGAGAAGTTAAAAAAAATAACAGATGGGGTTGAGCATATAATCCATTTAGCAGCAATTGCAGATGTAAAAAAATGCCAAGAATTACCAGAATTTTCCAAACAAATCAACGTTTCAGGAACAAAAACTCTACTTGCCGCTATCAAGTCAAATGATATAAAAAAATTTGTTTTTGCATCTACAATGTCAGCAATATATGGTAATGCAGAAATATTTAATGAGTCTGATCCAGTTTATCCAGTAACGGAATATGGAAAACAGAAATTAGAAGCAGAATTAGCGATAAAAGAATTTGCGGAAAATTCACAAATTCCATCAATAATTTTACGAAAATCAAATCTTTATGGAATTGGTTTAACTGTAAAACAAAATGTGGTGGCAGCATTTGTTAAAAATGCAATAGAAAAAGGTACTATAACTATTACTGGAACAGGAAATCAGTTTAGGAGTTTTCTAAATATTACAGATGCATGTTTTGCATATTCGCTTGCAATAACAAAAGAAATTAAAAAATACCAAATATTTAACATATCTGGACCAGATATTTTTTCTGTTAATGACTTGGCAAAAAAAGTAAAGACGCAAATTTTTGAATCAATTGAAAAAGATGTAAAGATAGTAAGAGATGAAAATCTAATAGATGAAAACGAATCAGTAAAACCAAAAATAATTACACAGAAATCAGTAGAGATTTTGGGTTATATTCCCAAGATCAATATTGACAGGGGCATTAGTGAGTTAATTAAATATTATAAAACATGA
- a CDS encoding glycosyltransferase family 2 protein: MKKSENSCVIVIAYNESKVIKNLIEEIKKYFSGPIIIVDDGSSDDTLEIISQTQKNISNIHLISHPINLGPFVAIHTGIKYALKLNCKYFINVDGDGQHPPQFIPKLLQPIYDDKADLVIGSRYLIDTGYQTSATRLIGIRGSSKAVSLFGRQKITDVTSGFRAYNLKCAKEMMKYYLTVNTVFEFTLRFSKSGYRIYEIAIPMKKREYGTSYLKSYRLLLYPFRIFFEIIKSFL, from the coding sequence TTGAAAAAATCAGAAAATTCATGTGTAATAGTAATTGCTTATAATGAAAGTAAAGTAATTAAAAATCTAATTGAAGAGATTAAAAAATATTTTTCCGGGCCAATAATTATCGTTGATGATGGCTCATCTGATGATACATTAGAAATAATTTCTCAAACTCAAAAAAATATTTCTAATATTCATCTTATATCCCACCCAATTAATCTGGGACCTTTTGTAGCAATTCATACGGGGATAAAATATGCACTTAAACTAAACTGTAAATATTTTATTAATGTAGATGGAGATGGTCAACATCCCCCACAATTTATTCCAAAACTTTTACAACCTATTTATGATGATAAAGCTGATCTGGTGATTGGCTCTAGATATCTTATTGACACTGGTTATCAGACTAGTGCAACTAGATTAATTGGCATAAGGGGTAGTTCAAAGGCAGTATCTTTGTTTGGCAGACAAAAAATTACTGATGTAACCTCTGGTTTTCGTGCTTATAATCTAAAATGTGCTAAGGAGATGATGAAATATTATTTAACTGTGAATACAGTTTTTGAATTTACTTTACGATTTAGTAAAAGCGGGTATAGGATTTATGAAATTGCAATACCTATGAAAAAACGTGAATATGGAACTTCATATCTAAAATCATATAGATTACTTCTATACCCTTTCAGAATATTTTTTGAAATAATTAAAAGCTTTTTGTAA
- a CDS encoding DapH/DapD/GlmU-related protein, whose protein sequence is MLENYIVKKGAKIGKNVSIGHNSLIYSDVIIQENTRIGPNCIIGHPSKATILNSKKLDPKLQKRLLTSKTVIGKNSIIRSGTIIYSNVKLGNNCNTGHNAVIREHTKIGNNCIIGTNVVLNGFTKIGNFTRINTTCALPQSTIIGKGVFLAPLVAFSDNKNVVMGNGNEAPIIKDYVRLGVGTIVLPNITIGRGSLVGSGSVVTKDIPSMSICYGNPAIIKSKISKNELIKYKMSVEH, encoded by the coding sequence ATGTTAGAAAATTATATCGTTAAAAAAGGAGCAAAAATTGGTAAAAATGTATCAATCGGACATAACTCTTTAATTTATTCTGATGTAATAATTCAAGAAAATACTAGAATCGGTCCTAACTGTATTATAGGACATCCCTCAAAAGCTACAATTCTTAATTCTAAAAAACTAGATCCTAAATTACAAAAAAGACTTTTAACTTCTAAAACAGTTATTGGAAAAAACTCTATCATTCGTTCTGGAACAATAATCTACTCTAATGTTAAACTTGGAAATAATTGTAATACTGGTCATAATGCAGTTATTCGTGAACACACTAAAATTGGAAATAATTGTATTATTGGAACAAATGTAGTTCTTAATGGTTTTACAAAAATTGGTAATTTTACTAGAATTAACACAACATGTGCATTGCCACAATCTACTATAATCGGTAAAGGTGTATTTTTGGCTCCTCTAGTAGCATTTTCCGATAACAAGAATGTAGTTATGGGAAATGGTAATGAAGCTCCAATCATTAAGGATTATGTTAGATTAGGTGTGGGGACCATAGTTTTACCAAATATTACCATTGGTCGTGGTTCTCTAGTTGGAAGTGGTTCTGTAGTAACAAAAGATATTCCTTCCATGTCTATTTGTTATGGAAATCCAGCAATAATAAAATCTAAAATTTCTAAAAATGAATTAATAAAATACAAAATGAGTGTTGAACATTAA
- a CDS encoding glycosyltransferase family 2 protein: MIQNKLKNNDLQISIIIPTYNESQNILNVLKSIKENLPKNISAQTIIVDDNSPDGTGKIVEDYLKNLKKITDYTIEIIHRKTKDGLGSAILNGIQHAKGDTIVVMDSDFSHPPQIIPKLIESIKKYQYDIAVASRYIKGGRIQGWSFKRKFMSKFATLIAKKGLGVDTNDPMSGFFAFKRNILKGLNIDAIGYKFLLELLVKTKGVNIKEIPYTFQDREVGSSKLGIKTIIDYTKSVWKLYRYGKLLEKQENRSSVKFLYKAGRFYTVGASGFIVNYLISLLFVGGISDMWYLHANVIGIIASITTNFILNKAWTFGDRDFRIKKTVSQYGKFAMFSSFGALVQLGMVYFLVDSNHIEYPLALILAVITAAFGNFVLNKKLTFKEKLLE, encoded by the coding sequence ATGATTCAAAATAAGTTAAAAAATAATGATTTACAAATATCAATTATAATTCCTACATATAATGAGTCTCAAAATATTTTGAATGTTTTAAAATCAATTAAAGAGAATTTACCAAAAAATATTTCAGCTCAAACAATAATTGTAGATGATAACTCTCCAGATGGAACAGGGAAAATTGTTGAAGATTATCTCAAAAATTTGAAAAAAATTACCGATTATACAATAGAAATAATTCATAGAAAAACAAAGGATGGTCTAGGTTCTGCAATTCTTAATGGAATTCAACATGCAAAAGGAGACACAATTGTGGTAATGGATAGCGATTTTTCTCATCCTCCTCAAATCATTCCAAAATTAATAGAATCAATAAAAAAATACCAATATGATATTGCAGTTGCATCACGATATATCAAGGGTGGGAGAATTCAAGGATGGTCATTTAAAAGAAAATTCATGAGTAAGTTTGCAACTTTGATTGCAAAAAAAGGATTAGGTGTTGATACAAATGATCCAATGTCTGGATTTTTTGCATTTAAGCGAAATATTCTCAAAGGTCTAAATATTGATGCAATTGGATACAAATTCCTTTTAGAATTATTAGTTAAAACAAAAGGTGTAAACATCAAAGAAATTCCATATACTTTTCAAGATAGAGAAGTCGGTTCTAGCAAATTAGGAATAAAGACAATAATTGATTATACTAAATCAGTTTGGAAATTATATAGATATGGCAAACTACTTGAAAAACAAGAAAATCGTTCATCAGTAAAATTTCTTTACAAAGCTGGTAGATTTTATACTGTTGGCGCATCTGGATTTATTGTAAATTATTTGATTTCACTACTTTTTGTTGGTGGAATTTCAGATATGTGGTATTTGCATGCAAATGTTATTGGAATTATTGCATCAATTACAACAAATTTCATTTTAAATAAAGCATGGACATTTGGGGATAGAGATTTCAGAATTAAAAAAACAGTTTCTCAGTATGGAAAATTTGCTATGTTTAGTTCATTTGGTGCTTTAGTACAGTTAGGAATGGTATATTTCCTAGTAGATAGTAACCATATTGAATATCCATTAGCACTGATTTTAGCAGTAATAACCGCCGCATTTGGAAATTTCGTATTAAACAAAAAATTGACGTTTAAAGAAAAATTACTAGAATGA
- a CDS encoding Snf7 family protein produces the protein MPNFDKTWARQETQSVTGKLREAVKPQGALKPRIQTAVNKLQVQISKMDSMLTKLHERDAQLFQRVVTAMQQHDTSTSRVLSNELAEIRKVTKMLGNARMSLEQVQLRLTTIHDLGDAMVAIGPAMSTMKGLKSSLGRFMPEADSELNTMTQTLNGLMMDSLAGDSFSMESDVSSEETEKILQEASAVAEQQIGDKFPSVPSPTGLSSQSSTSTFE, from the coding sequence ATGCCAAACTTCGACAAGACTTGGGCTCGACAAGAGACCCAAAGCGTAACTGGCAAACTCCGTGAAGCAGTAAAGCCTCAAGGTGCATTAAAACCACGAATCCAAACTGCAGTAAACAAACTACAAGTCCAAATCTCAAAAATGGACTCTATGTTAACAAAACTGCACGAAAGAGATGCGCAACTCTTTCAGAGAGTCGTGACTGCAATGCAGCAACATGATACTAGCACAAGTAGAGTTTTGTCTAACGAATTAGCTGAAATTCGTAAAGTTACAAAGATGCTCGGCAACGCAAGAATGTCATTAGAACAAGTCCAATTAAGACTTACGACTATTCATGATCTTGGCGATGCTATGGTAGCAATTGGACCAGCGATGTCAACAATGAAGGGATTGAAGTCATCACTAGGAAGATTCATGCCAGAAGCAGACTCAGAATTGAATACCATGACCCAGACACTCAATGGACTAATGATGGATTCACTTGCAGGAGACTCATTTAGCATGGAGTCTGATGTCTCAAGTGAAGAAACCGAAAAGATTCTTCAGGAAGCATCTGCAGTAGCTGAGCAACAGATAGGAGACAAATTCCCATCTGTACCATCCCCAACTGGACTTTCGTCTCAATCCTCTACTTCTACATTTGAGTAG
- a CDS encoding glutamate racemase: protein MAKIAVFDSGLGSLSVIKEIQKTMKAEIIYFADQKNFPYGKKTKSELTKIIRNSIKVLNEKFSPDLIVIGSNTPTVILDIDDEQVIGIRPPIREAEKISKTKNIGVLATQATINSRELSSYIKNSKLNSSTKIHKINGSKLVELVESGMFLTDKLFCKITIKKNLKNILAEKNIDVITLSSTHLPFLKKLLVKEFPNTKFIDPGNIIAKKIQRRFQNKEEERNKLMIFSSDDTKKFEKNLRRLGIKNKVNFLSC from the coding sequence ATGGCTAAAATAGCGGTTTTTGATTCCGGGCTAGGATCATTATCGGTAATTAAAGAAATTCAAAAAACAATGAAAGCAGAAATAATCTATTTTGCTGACCAGAAAAATTTCCCATATGGCAAAAAAACAAAATCTGAGTTAACAAAGATCATTAGAAATTCAATAAAAGTGTTAAATGAAAAATTTTCTCCAGATTTGATAGTTATCGGATCCAATACTCCCACAGTAATTCTTGACATAGATGATGAACAGGTTATTGGTATAAGACCCCCCATAAGAGAAGCTGAAAAAATCTCAAAAACAAAAAATATTGGAGTTCTAGCTACACAAGCAACAATCAATAGCAGAGAGCTGTCAAGTTATATCAAAAATTCTAAATTAAATTCATCTACAAAAATCCATAAAATTAATGGATCAAAATTGGTAGAACTTGTTGAATCTGGAATGTTTCTTACGGATAAATTATTTTGTAAAATAACAATCAAAAAAAATCTTAAAAATATTTTAGCTGAAAAAAATATTGATGTAATTACTCTGTCAAGTACACATTTACCATTTCTAAAAAAACTACTAGTAAAAGAATTTCCAAATACAAAATTTATTGATCCTGGAAACATTATTGCAAAGAAAATCCAAAGAAGATTTCAAAATAAAGAGGAAGAACGAAATAAGTTAATGATTTTCAGTTCTGACGATACAAAAAAGTTTGAAAAAAACTTGAGAAGATTAGGAATTAAAAATAAAGTTAATTTTTTATCTTGTTAG
- the cobM gene encoding precorrin-4 C(11)-methyltransferase — MSEVFFVGCGPGDPELITVKAKKLIQKADVVVYSGSLIPKPILKLCKKGKLYDAAKLVREEIFDLLYKNAKKNKLVVRLHDGDPSIYGAIKEQIDNLEENGIKSTVIPGITAFLASAAALGTQLTLPGVTQTIIVTRAESRTKVPKREKISELAKHKATLIFYLSVHLLPKLVKEAIAGGYKKTTPVAVVYRASWDDQKIIRGTLNDIAKKVKDEKITRTAIVIISDVIEPESYEYSKLYDKEFSHGYRKAKSNKIKN; from the coding sequence GTGTCTGAGGTATTTTTTGTCGGTTGTGGTCCTGGTGACCCTGAATTAATTACTGTAAAAGCAAAAAAACTAATTCAAAAAGCTGATGTTGTAGTTTATTCTGGCTCATTGATTCCTAAACCAATTCTAAAACTGTGCAAAAAAGGAAAACTCTATGATGCTGCAAAATTAGTCAGAGAAGAAATTTTTGATCTGCTTTATAAAAATGCAAAAAAAAACAAACTTGTTGTTAGACTACATGATGGTGATCCATCAATTTATGGAGCAATAAAAGAACAAATCGACAACCTAGAGGAAAACGGAATAAAATCTACTGTAATTCCTGGAATTACTGCATTTCTAGCCTCAGCAGCTGCATTAGGCACTCAGTTGACCTTACCTGGAGTCACACAAACAATAATTGTCACAAGAGCAGAATCTAGAACAAAGGTTCCTAAACGTGAAAAAATATCTGAGCTTGCAAAACACAAAGCTACTCTTATCTTTTATCTTAGTGTGCATTTATTACCAAAACTTGTCAAAGAAGCAATTGCAGGAGGTTACAAAAAAACAACCCCTGTTGCTGTAGTATATAGAGCCAGTTGGGATGATCAGAAAATCATCAGAGGAACTCTAAATGATATTGCAAAAAAAGTTAAAGACGAAAAAATTACACGAACCGCAATTGTAATAATTAGTGATGTCATTGAACCTGAATCTTATGAATATTCAAAACTATATGATAAGGAATTTAGTCATGGATACAGAAAAGCAAAATCTAACAAGATAAAAAATTAA
- the cobI gene encoding precorrin-2 C(20)-methyltransferase — translation MPELVGIGVGPGDPDLLTVKAVKAIQSADVIMCPASKVDRPSIALSVVDSLIDKSKNQEIVKLIFPMTKDKDVLTETWKKNAKIMAEKVLTGKNVVYLTVGDPFLYSTWIYMHRDISENHPEIKISVIPGIVSMFTFASKVGVSIAEGAEKVSIIPSCYDLSSVKEIAKNSESMIFLKDGRYFDQVIQVLKDAGFPDDSIFAIGQDLGTDNEIIRKMKLGEVNDDTLTTKYFSILVVKRV, via the coding sequence ATGCCTGAACTAGTAGGAATTGGTGTTGGACCTGGAGATCCAGATCTTCTCACGGTAAAAGCAGTAAAGGCAATTCAAAGTGCTGATGTAATAATGTGCCCTGCATCAAAAGTGGACAGACCCAGTATTGCATTATCTGTGGTTGATTCCTTAATTGACAAATCAAAGAATCAAGAAATTGTAAAGCTGATTTTTCCGATGACTAAAGATAAAGATGTACTTACAGAAACATGGAAGAAAAATGCAAAAATTATGGCTGAAAAAGTCTTGACTGGAAAAAATGTCGTTTATCTCACAGTAGGTGATCCATTTTTGTATAGTACTTGGATCTATATGCACAGAGACATTTCAGAAAATCATCCAGAGATTAAAATTTCTGTAATTCCTGGAATTGTATCAATGTTTACTTTTGCATCCAAAGTTGGTGTAAGCATTGCTGAAGGTGCTGAAAAAGTTTCAATCATCCCATCATGTTATGATTTATCTAGTGTTAAAGAAATTGCAAAAAATTCCGAATCTATGATTTTTCTTAAAGATGGCCGATACTTTGATCAAGTAATTCAGGTACTAAAGGATGCGGGATTTCCTGATGACTCCATATTCGCAATAGGACAAGATCTTGGAACAGACAATGAAATAATTAGAAAAATGAAACTCGGTGAAGTAAATGATGACACATTGACTACAAAATATTTCTCAATATTGGTGGTAAAACGTGTCTGA